The DNA region TCCCTTTAGCCACATAATCTGATTGTCCCGTTATGGCCAACCAGAAAGTCTTAGCATCAAAACTATTCGGTATGGCTCTGGGGCTATACAGGGGTAAGTGGAGAATCTCACCCAGTTGTTCCACTGTCAACTCGTGATCGACATTGTATAACCTGAAATTCACCGTCCCTCCACAATACATCGTTGTACCTGTCCATCCTTTTTCCAACTTGAACTCAATGGTGCTTAAAAATTCGAAAGTGATGCGCTCATAGGTAGGCGCTTCACAATCCACAAATTCAAGCATGCCTAGGACATGAAACATCCTATCTAATTCCTCCGACAGACCCAATTGAAATAAAGTGTCAGAGCATAAGTACCTTTTTGGTGTTATCTTACGCTTGATGTGAGATGTGCACCGTCGTTCGTGCTTCGGGTTGTCGAAAATTATATCGTGCAAATTCGGATGACGGATGGTCCATTTCCGAGGCCTTGATGATTCAGCCTCTGCTTGCTTCCCCTTAGAAATTCGCTTCGATGGCATGATTGGTTCATGCAACAAAAATTTATGAACAAAAATAAAGTATGGAATAAGGAAAAAATATTACCGTGGCCTTGTAGAGTACGGAGAGTAGAGCAACTTCCGTGAAGGGTGTCGGCGATTTGGACGGAGTATGGCGGTAAAGGGGTGAGCTTTTGTTGGTGAGGTTATGGAGAAAATTTGAAAAAGAATGCAGGAAGAAGAAAGGTTTGGTGAAAATGGGAGAGAGAATGTGTGAAAATCAGATTTAAGGGATTAAAAATGGTTTTAAGTAGTGGAAAATCCAGGTGGGGCCCACACAATCTGTTTTTttgaaatttaattttttttgcCATGCTgcctgacacgggcggccgtgtccGGGCATTGGTTTTGCACTCCACTTATAGTAgagctgacacgggtcgtgtcagccTACTAGAAAACTCCGTCCTCCTTGGTGCCTTGcctgacacgggcacccgtgtcatGGACCTGTTTTCCTCCAAAAATCTGACTTTTTTCTCTGTTTTCCCTTTCCCTTTTAGCCAACTGTCTTCTATAAGTTTGGCTCAAACCTTTTCTTCTGTACTGTGCGATTATCTGCGAACCTACAAACAAAAAATTGAAACACACCAAACAACTAAAATTATTAGAATTAAACtgcgtgggttgcctcccacgaagtGCTGCGTTTAACATCACATGGTTTGACGGTCGTCTCTCTTATCCTCTGAGACAAACATTTTCAATCAGACCACTTTCTTTCCCTTTGTAGTAATGTTTCAACCTTTGTCCGTTCACCTTAAATGTATCCCCATTAATAGGATTTTTAAGTTCCATTTCTCCATGGGGAAACACTCTATGAACCAAAAACGGACCCGACCACCTAGATTTCAACTTTCCCAAAAAGAGTTTTAGCCTGGAATTGAACAAGAGCACCAGTTGTCCTTCGACAAACTCCTTTCTCGATAGCTTCTGACTGTGCCATTTTTTTGTCTTCTCCTTGTAGAGTTTGGAATTCTCATAGGATTGATTCCTAAACTCTTCTAACTCGTAGAGctgaagaattcgggattcaccagCTTTGGCAAGATCATAATTTAAGAATTTGGATGCCCAAAACGCTTTATGCTCCAACTCTAGTGGCAAGTGACAAGCTTTACCGTAAACTAACTGATAGGGAAACATACCTATGGGCGTTTTGAAATCCGTTATGTATGCCCATAGTGCATCTTCTAACTTCACTACCCAGTCTTTTTGAGATACGCATACAGTCTTTTCCAGTATTTGCTTTATCTTCCTGTTGGACACTTCGACCTGGCCACTCGTTTGCGGGTGATACAGAGTGGCGATCTTGTGTTTAACATTATATTTCTTCAGTAGATTATCCATCAGTTTGTTTAAAAAATGAGTACCTTCATGACTAATAAGTGCTCTCGGCACTCCAAATCTCGAAAAAATATTATTCTTCAGAAAGGTCACAACCACTTTAGAATCATTGGTGGGCAATGCCaccgcttccacccactttgatACATAGTCCACTGCTACCAAGATATAATTATTTACAAATGAGGGTGGAAACGGCCCCATAAAGTctattccccatacatcaaaCAATTCAACTTCCAGCATAGCATTTTGCGGCATTTGATTCCTCTTAGAAATATTCCCCGTTCTCTGATATCTGTCGCACTCCTTGAGTATGTCTTGGGCATCTTTGAACAGGGTGGGCCAATATAGACCTGATTGAAGGACTTTAGCCGTTGTTCTGTAACCACTGAAGTGTCCTCCATAATACGAGTCATGACAAGCTCTGAGTACATCCCTTTGTTCCTCTTCCGGGACGCATCTTCTGACCAGCCCATCTACTCCTCTCTTGTATAGTAATGATTCATCCCACAagtagaacctgcaatcatgaacaaactttttctttttgttagaatcaaGATCGTTAGGGATTACACCCCCACCAGATAATTCATATAGTCTGCGAACCACAGGATACCGATGACAGCGAGGATGTGTTCATCAACGACCTCTTCCTTTATCGGTCTCTTCTCTTCCGTTTCTTCAATTGGTGACATTCaggataaatgatccgctactGTGTTTCCACATCCCCTTTTGTCCCAAACCTCTACATCAAATTCTTGGAGGAGTAAGATCCACCTGAGAAGCCTCGACTTAGAATCCTATTaatcaaacaaatatttcaaAGCGACGTGGTCAGTCTAAACGAAAACCTTCGATCCTAAAAAGTATTGCCTGAATTTTTCAAATGCATAAACCATGACCAATAACTCTTTCTCAGTAGTTGCATAGTTCATTTGTGTGTGGTTTAGCACATGACTAGCATAGTAAATGACATTTAAAAACTGCTCTTTTAGTTGTCATAGAACTGCTCCTACAGCAATATCACTAGCATTGCACATGATCTCAAATGGAAGAGACCAATCTAAGGCAATAACAATCGGTGCTGAAATCAATTTGTTCTTCAATGTCTCAAAGGTTGTGGTGCATTTTTTGTCGAACATAAAAGCCTTATCTTTAACTAATAGAGTGGTCAGAGGTTTTGCGATTTTTGtgaaatctcttatgaacctgcggtaaaaACCCGTGTGTCCAAAGAAACTCCTGATACCCTTCTCATTAACAGGAGGTGGGAGCTTAGATATCACTTCCACCTTTGCTTGGTCAAATTCAATTCCCTTGtaggaaattttgtgacccaatACTATCCTTTATCGCACCATGAACtgacatttctcccaattcaGAATTAGATTTGTTTTTTGGCACCTGTCTAAAATAAGAGAGAGGTTAGTTAAACAGTTATCAAATGAGGATCCAAAGAccgaaaagtcatccatgaacacttccatctgcttttcaagcatgtcagTGAAGATGGAAGTCATGCAGCATTGGAAGGTGGTTGGAGCATTACACaacccgaatggcattcttcGGTATGCAAACACGCCGTACGGGCATGTGAATGGTATCTTCTCTTGGTCTTCCGGAGCAACTGCAATCATATAATAcccagagtatccatctagaaaaCAATAGTAATCATGTCCagctaacctttccaacatttggtcaATAAATGGCAATGGGAAGTGGTCTTTCCTAGTTGCTATGTTCAACCTTATGTAGTCAATGCACACGCACCAACCGGTAATTGTCCTAGTAGAGATTAACTCATTATTTTCATTCCTTATTACGGTGGTCCCCCCTTTCTTTGGGACCACATGCACCAGACTCACCCAAGGCCTGTCAGAAATAGGATATGTAAGACATGCGTCTAACAATTTCACCACCTCTTTCCGAACTACTTCTTTCATTGCTGGGTTGAGTCTTCTCTGCGGTTGGACCACCGGTTTGTGGTCTTCTTCCATGAGAATTTAATGCATGCACACAGTAGGGCTAATACCTTTCAAATCCTCAATTGCCCATCCAATagcatttttgtatttttttgggACTTGGATGAGCTTCTCTTCTTGGATATTCTTTAGGCTCGAATTTATGAAAGCTGGACATTTTCCTTCAGAATCAAGAAAGACATGTTTGAGATTCTCAGGAAGTTGTTTCAACTTCGCTCCCTTCTTGGGCTCTTTATCCTCCTCACTAGTTTGAGGTAGTCGTAAATCTTCCCACTGGTGTGGTCGATATCCTTTCAACGGGGGTTGTGCACCCATCAAGGCCAGCACTTCTGATTCCCCGTTGTCCATTTTTTTATCACTCTCGAAAATGGACAactcaacactctttccaaaggtAACTGTGGTGCATTCAAAGGACTATCATACGTCATCACTTGATCCAGAACTTCTATAGTATGACTGGTACAAATATCATATTTGTACTTCATGGTGTTTCGAACATCAATCTTTAATTCCTCATCATAAACCTTCAACGCCATAGTCCCTTCTTCAATGTTGATCAAGCATCTTCCCGTCTCTAAAAAGGGTCTCCCAAGGATGAGAGGGATCTCTTCATCTTCAGGCATTTCTAGAATTACGAAGTCCACCAGGAatacaaacttgtcaatttttacaagaacatcttcaACAATACCATACGGTTTCTTGACTGAATGATCGACGAATTGGAGTGTCATCCTAGTATCTTGCACATCCCCTATACCAAgcttcttgtaaatggataacgACATGAGAATCATACTTGTTCCTAGATTAATAAGAGCTTTGTTGAatgacctatctccaatggtacaaggaatagtgaccgttcctcgatctttcttcttcattgggatcttcataccctgcaaaataaCACTACAAGTTTCGGTTAGAATAATTGGGTTAGTGTCGATGGCACGCCTCTTAGAAATGATGTCCTTCATGAAAATGGCATAAATAGGAATTTGTTCAAGTGCTTCCAACAGCGGAATGTTAATCTCTagcttcttgaacaactctaggaacttttcaaagtttttctcatgttgCCCATTTTTCTTGTTTCTTGTGGGAAAAGGAAGCTTAACAACCGGCTTAGGCTTAGTGATTGTTTCTTTCACTATTGTTTTTGGTGCCACCACTTCTTCCCTcacaacttcattttctttgatctcaaGATCCACTTTGATCAATTGATCTTCCTCTTCATCCATCTCCTCAACTACTTCATCAGATTTACCACTTCCTGTTATCATATCgctcacattattatgctcttTAGGATTTGTCACAGTTGCACTAGGTAGAGCACCTTCTGCTTGAGAACTCGAGGCTAATTGTTGTGCTATTTGACCCATCTGGACTTCAAGATATTTTATGGATGTTGTGGTGTTTTTTTTATTGTTTCGGGTTTCTTCTTGGAATTGAACATTATGAGCTGTCATTCTTTCAACGACAATCTCCCAACCAGCTTTCTTAGGGGCTTGTTATTgctgttgttggtattgattttggTATTGACCGTGTTGAGGAGCGTTCCCTTTCTGGTCTTTCCATgagaagttgggatgattcttccaatcCGGATTGTACGTGTTGGAATAAGGGTTATTCTACTTCAAAAATTTGATTTCCTCCACTTATTGAGGAGTTGCAAAACAATACACCGTTTAGTGTGGACCATTACAAATCTCACAACAGACAGTAGGAGCCGGTTGGACTTGTGGCACATGTTGAGTACTTATATTCACCGCCTTCAGCTACTTCTCAACTTCAGCAGCTATAGTATCTTCGATACAGATTTTATTAGTTTCCAGCTTTAAATCCATAACCCCTTCTGGTATACTTTGACACCTATCGTACAACTCCAAGTGCTCATTAGCAGCAATAGGttcaatgatcttcttgataccgGTGGTTGTTAAGAAATTAGTAGAGCCACCGGCTGCGGTATCAGTCAACtgtttggtctttattttgagaccattcacaaacatctgcatCTGTTTGGTtggatccatattatgagttgggcaggCAACAAAGACTCTCTTAAATCTCTTGTAGGCGTCTCCCAAAGTTTTCGCGTCCTTCTActtaaaattcagaatttcaCACCTCTTTCGTAGAAAAACCGacgctggaaaatactcattcaggaaGGCTTTTTCCATCTCTTCCCAAGATGTGATGCTATCGATAGAtagagaatagaaccattcttcaGCTTCTTTCGCTAAGGTGAACAAGAACATTCTCAACTTCTTAGCTTCTTcggtgtgaccatcaatttttagagtgttgctcatggtcagaaacctctgcaaatgcttgtttgcatcttcatttacCTTTCTAGTGAAATGCTTCCTTTCAAGTTAATTAATAGTTACTAGGATGTAAATGGAAATTAGCCATGTCcactggttggttgacaattgttaATCTGCCGGTTGGTGCCTTTGCACCTCCGTAGTCACCCAACAGTCTTTCTGGTGGCGGTGGATTCTTTGCCATTGTTTCTATCTGTCTCTCTGAACCTGAATCTGAACCTGAATGAATGGAAGGCTGTTCTTCGTCTGATTCCAGTCTTACCAATCAAGCTTGTCTGAATCTTACCCGCAAAGTTCTTTCGATTTCTGCATCAAAAGGAAAATCAactgaggccttacctcgcatacaaatATCAGACACAAATTAGTTGATATTAATCgaaataaattattaaaataacGGAAAATAAAGTTTAGTTGCAGAGCAaaaaaatttcaattgaaataatttaaactttatatttggcagtccccggcaacggcgccaaaaacttaatcgggaaaataacaagtgtactattttgccaatgtagtaataatagggatgtttcccaaagatcgaCCTCGAGGACTGCGCAACAATACAAGTTTAAATTGTGACTCAATTGAACAAAACAAATAGTTGGGGTTTTGTAAAAAGTCATTGTATAAGGGAAtgagaaaataaaatagaataaatCTTTTTCACAGTTTATAAAAATATGCCAAGAATGGTGTATGAATATCTCCTGTAATGACCTTGAATGTATATCTACTTAAACAATTCAAAATGttcaattaccggatcttaaAATTGTTTCCTCTTAAGACCTCAGAGGGAAACCTTTTATCATTCATTCTAATCTCTAAGTCCTTAGGCGATTACAATGAAACCAAGCAATACAAATTAACAAGATAAAaccggtaaccatagggtatccctagcCCTAGGTGATACCTACTATAGCTTCACTATAAAAAAACCTTAACAATTTCAATCCCTCAAATTGTTAACCATATAACAATCCTTATTTTTAtgataaagaaagcattacaAACATTGCACAGTGAGATTGACAACAAACATCATATATTAAGGAAATTATCATTTCAGGGTCATTACACGATCgattcagggacaccccctggcattggggggtttaTCCTTTCATATTATTCGAATAAGATACAAAATAAAATTTAGACATTATAAAAGTAAGGGAATCtcgttgatcttcaatcgcatcCGCTCTTGAAGGACCTCCGTTCTTCGCCGCTCTTGATCGCTTCAATCTTTTTCGTATCAAATCTGTCTCTGTGTCAAAGTCCCGTTCTCTGTATTCAAAAATCCCGTAAATAGTTCCTGATTAAATATTTGATGTAGAaaaagtccaaaatgccctccgggatcaATCGTGCCAAAATACAGCAAAAACTGGAAATGAGGTATCCAAGCCAACACTGGCCATGTCAGACAACACGACCGACCGTGTTGGCTGTCTGTCTTCAATGGCCCAACACGCCCTTCCAGGGTGGCTGACACGGGTCATGTCAGCTAACCCGCCCTATTTTTAGCCCAGACTCCTCTTCTCCTGACACGGgctgtgtcagctgacacggggGACCGTGTCAGGGCTACTGTACCGTCAAATCTTATTCTTCCGACGAGCCTGGAACGTCCGATTCCCTTGGCGAGTCCTTTGATATTGTTGCTTACACATGAAACCAGTAAAACTACCACAAGGAGACATACAATGGAGTACAATTATGCAAACTAAAGATAATCATCAAACTGAAATAAAAATGCAAACATCTAATTTACTTAACAGAATAACAAAACAGGTAGAataatgtgttaccgacttcATGAAAGTGTGTCGAATGAGTGCCAGAAAACGAGTAGAATTGGAGACTGATCACCCGACCTTACTCTTCTTTGACTCATCAAAATTTTCCAACCACGGTCATCGACCAGTCATGTAATTTGAGTTGTTTGTGTCGAGGAACTAGTTATTTGATTCGACATACTCATCTGCAACTACAGCCATAAGCATATAACCATTTGATAATCTAAATTTGGACGTACAAGGTTTGCACCTTTGTCATCCTTGCCTTTTTTTGCTCCCTTGTCTTTCTTGTACCAACAAATCTTGGCCAAGTGAACCTAATTTTCATAGTTATAGCATTTTACACTTTTCTTCTCCTATCTTTCTTTCTAGTAAAAGGTTCCTTTTCCTCTTTTAGAGGATTTAGAAGTCCTATCATCGACCTTATGCTTTTGAGGGTTCACCCAAGACCTCTTTCTCTGAGTTTTGTCTCCTTTGCCTTTAAACTTATTGGAACCACCATACTTCCATTTCTGGGCCTGCAGTGCTTGTATCGAATCTTTAACCTCTTTCCTCTCGATAATCCTTAACTTATTTTCCTCCAacgaaccaaccaaatcttccaGTTTCAAGATTTCAAGATTGTCGGGTTATTGAATGACTATGATAAcatgatcaaagtgagaggtcaacGTACACATTACCTTCTCAAATATCATCTTATAAGTTAGGATTTTGCCACAACCTTTCATGAGATTGACAAGATTATGCACTTTCGAGACATAGCCTGCAATATTTTTATCTTCTCCCATATGTAGTAACTCATACTGCCTTCATATTTCCTGTAAATTGATTATTTTAACCTTCTCACCTCCTTTGTAATACTTGATAAGAATATCACATGCCTTCTTCGCCGATTCAGcatgaaaaatttgattaaaatTCACCGCATATTAAATATAGAATGCAACCTTGCAATCTTTCTTCTTAGAGACCTTGTGAACGATTCTCTGAGCATCATTTGCATTGTGAGCAAGTTTAGGAACACCATTAGTATCTATTTCTAGGGTTCCATGAAAATCAAATAATGATTGCATCTGTTTTCTCCATCGAATCCAATTTTTTCCATCAAGaattgaaagagaattgggaatACCGTTGTTACCATTCATCTTTGTAATAAACATGATTCATGATCCCTAGGAACACGACCATCAATGTGTCGTTCTTGAGTAAACAATCAAGAAATTGGCTAAAATAATTCAACAAACTGTAACATAATTTCAAGCTCTGGCAATGACCTATCCATTTCAAACATGTTATATGTCATGACAAATTGGCTAAAACTttctggcaacgattgcaagattaGATTAGTTTCTAGCTCTAGACCTAAAGAAAACCCTAAACGCATAAGACTCTCAACGTACCCAATCATAGTGAGTACATGAGATCCTATTGGGCTTCATTCAAGCGCTTTCCATTGAAAAAGAGCTTAGTAAGTTTTTAATCTCTCATGTctagattttttttaaaatagcCTTTAGGTGAACGATCATATCGAAAGTCTAAAAACTCCTATGTTGCTTTTGAAACTTAAAGTTCATCTTATCCAACATAAGACATTTGACATCTAAGGAATCCTTGGTTCATCCTTAGTAGATCTAACAGGTGGCGCCTCAAGGATAGGTCCCTCAAGAACATACAACTTACGCTCTTGCTTGAGAATAATTCTCAAATTCCTGTACCATACATGGAAATTACTCTTAGACAACTTATCATTCTCGAGAATAAATCATAGTGAAATAAAAGAGTTAACATTTGcattgatgtttgacatgattaatctaaaatagaaaaaaaaatcaaaaattaatACTATGATGACAAAACATATTTAATAAGGAATTTTATTAAATAAACTCTTTGTATTTTATTCAAATATGTTAAGAGCTCACATTAGATAAT from Lathyrus oleraceus cultivar Zhongwan6 chromosome 1, CAAS_Psat_ZW6_1.0, whole genome shotgun sequence includes:
- the LOC127097579 gene encoding uncharacterized protein LOC127097579, with the translated sequence MTAHNVQFQEETRNNKKNTTTSIKYLEVQMGQIAQQLASSSQAEGALPSATVTNPKEHNNVSDMITGSGKSDEVVEEMDEEEDQLIKVDLEIKENEVVREEVVAPKTIVKETITKPKPVVKLPFPTRNKKNGQHEKNFEKFLELFKKLEINIPLLEALEQIPIYAIFMKDIISKRRAIDTNPIILTETCSVILQGTSMILMSLSIYKKLGIGDVQDTRMTLQFVDHSVKKPYGIVEDVLVKIDKFVFLVDFVILEMPEDEEIPLILGRPFLETGRCLINIEEGTMALKVYDEELKIDVRNTMKYKYDICTSHTIEVLDQVMTYDSPLNAPQLPLERVLSCPFSRVIKKWTTGNQKCWP